Genomic window (Nitrosophilus kaiyonis):
ATTGGTCTTATAATAAAATCTTGAATCTCTCTTAATTTAGTTAATGGCAAATTCCCTTCAATTGCATACCAAAAAACCTGCCCAAGTCCTGTAGTATTTGGACCAATTACTGGTTTTCCAAACCCTTTTGGAATATCTACATTATTTAGTCTTTCACTTACAAGCTGTCTTAAAAAATAGATATCATAATCATCTTCAAAAAATATACTTACATAACTAAGTCCAAAAATAGAGTTTGACATAATAAGCTTAACTCCGGGAAGTCCAGCCATTGCTGATTCTATGGGATAGGTTATGAGTTTTTCTATAATCTCTGGGCTATTTCCAGGACTTTCTGTATATATAACAACCTGCTTTGGTGTAATATCTGGAAATGCATCAACAGGAATATCTTTATAAGCTTTATAACCCAAGGCTACAATAGCTATAAAAAGAGCTATTATTAAAAACCTATATTTAATAAATATTTCATAAATTTTCATCTTTTTCTCCTAATGACCATGTTCTCCAAGACTATTCTTTAAAAGTCTTGATTTATAAAAATATACATCTTTATCTATATATTCTTGATTCTCTTCTAAACCCTCTACTACTGCAAAATCTTTTAAAAACTCAACAACTTTTACAACTCTTGGTTCAAAATTCAACTCTTCATGCTCATGCTCTTCACCCTCTTCTTCATGTTCGTTGTGTTTATGTTCTACATTTTCTTTTTTATGTTCTTCGCCCTCTTTTGGCACAAACACTACAAAATCCCCATTTAACATAGTTAATGCACTCTTTTTTACAGCCAATGCTTTTTTATATGGAGAACTCTCAATTACCATATCCCCAAAAGCTCCTATTAATAAAGGTTTATTTGATGGTTTTATATGAAAAAGGAGTTTTGCTTGAAAAGTTTCACTATCTACTTGAGGCATAACTTTTATAAACTCTGTATCATAAATAAAATCTGAAAGTTTAAAAAAAGCTTTTACATTATTAAGTTTTAATGCGTCATCCACATTTAAATAGGCTATTGCATAATAATTTTTTTGATTTACAATTTTTACAACTGGCGTTGAACTTTCTATATTTGAATGCAGAGGTGTTAAAATCTTTTGTATTACTCCATCTGCATGAGAAGTGATATAAAAATATTCTATAGGTTTTTTTATATCTTTGATTCCAAGAATTTTTAGTTTTAATTTTATTGAGGAAAGCTTTGAATTTAAGCTTTGAAGCTTGATTTTTATATTGTTTAGATCATTTAAAGTAATTAAACCTTTTTTATACAGCTCTTTTGCATTTTTTAATCTTTTTTCTAATACCTCTATCTCCTTTTTTAATTTCAAATAATTACTGCTTAGCTCTGTTATATAAAAAGATTTAACTTTTGCTATTTTCTCTCCTTTTTTAACACTATCTCCCTCTTTTACAAAATATTTCTCTATATGTCCTGGGATTTGAGCTACTATATTTTGTGTCTGATTTTTAAAAACTTCAACCTTTGCGCTTGTTTTATATATTTTTCCAAAATCTATTTTTTTAACCTTTTCATAAGAAAATGAAAGAGTAATTAAAAATGTTATTAAAAAGATTTTTTTA
Coding sequences:
- a CDS encoding efflux RND transporter periplasmic adaptor subunit — its product is MIKKIFLITFLITLSFSYEKVKKIDFGKIYKTSAKVEVFKNQTQNIVAQIPGHIEKYFVKEGDSVKKGEKIAKVKSFYITELSSNYLKLKKEIEVLEKRLKNAKELYKKGLITLNDLNNIKIKLQSLNSKLSSIKLKLKILGIKDIKKPIEYFYITSHADGVIQKILTPLHSNIESSTPVVKIVNQKNYYAIAYLNVDDALKLNNVKAFFKLSDFIYDTEFIKVMPQVDSETFQAKLLFHIKPSNKPLLIGAFGDMVIESSPYKKALAVKKSALTMLNGDFVVFVPKEGEEHKKENVEHKHNEHEEEGEEHEHEELNFEPRVVKVVEFLKDFAVVEGLEENQEYIDKDVYFYKSRLLKNSLGEHGH